In Pangasianodon hypophthalmus isolate fPanHyp1 chromosome 3, fPanHyp1.pri, whole genome shotgun sequence, a single genomic region encodes these proteins:
- the mavs gene encoding mitochondrial antiviral-signaling protein, with translation MAYAGDRLYNEVIRRKMGDLASKVRAREIIAYLPCLTLSDREEIEAKRETAGNYCAIMVLLDNLRRRENWPDQFISALRTCEQWALADELSEAYDRIRGIHTQRTATTAASAPVLPAAPVSPAAPPAPAPAPAAAAPSPAPSPAEASATVTTATIHNVPHSTPPLLTPSLEASAQSATPSPINSPPGPNIAAPALTEAPALVSAPDGPVHPPPESAHHAEPPLSVLAPDARPPSPVSAPTLTPSIGQSEVPVNSRETSKLDISGASAPINSPPESCCNIASPALTEDPALEVSVQPPRGPAHPDEPPLLVLAPNAMPPSPVSAPKVTPSVGKSEVPAGSRETPTLGISGVLTNTAPSGPSSVAAPALPTNLTSTSSQVNKPATTSQSSASPEKSKVPVVESSRSVKHPVQDTNPPGIVLAPDSQNNPTINQVVERVHPAVSPNCQTQETSQGTAQASSSASTDAVAGCLSNTAENENFSKPGVLRGEEPYSVSSDQLQISNVTTEHSPIQPAVSNPHRAEEPVDGSVSVTTDDLMISSSTTTVPTQRVSDPIAPVPTLIPRAVENSFPEGDRNSYPHQPVEDHYESFCQSLQTEPGTRVHIVEVSEGPSIQNLNGQPPSMVGATAIGLSRNSESEGLVQSVSEHQPSLHIQVSSQCIKGNNASDLASPTAGLTTYAEPAPANFQESELNASGQINLPRSEQRDESQGALHRFLSKPHLIAAAAVGISAVFVAWRLKY, from the exons ATGGCATATGCAGGTGACCGGCTGTATAATGAGGTTATCAGGAGAAAGATGGGTGATTTGGCCTCAAAAGTCAGAGCGAGAGAAATCATAGCTTACTTGCCCTGCCTCACACTTTCTGATCGG GAGGAGATAGAGGCTAAAAGAGAAACCGCCGGAAACTACTGTGCTATAATGGTGCTGCTTGACAACTTACGCAGACGAGAGAACTGGCCTGATCAGTTTATCTCAGCACTGCGGACATGCGAACAGTGGGCTCTGGCCGATGAGCTCAGTGAAGCTTATGACAGAATAAGGGGAATCCACA CCCAGAGAACAGCCACCACTGCTGCTTCAGCTCCTGTTCTTCCTGCTGCACCTGTCAGCCCTGCAGCACCTCCTGCTCCTGCGCCTgcccctgctgctgctgcacccAGTCCAGCCCCATCTCCAGCAGAAGCTTCAGCAACAGTTACCACGGCGACAATCCACAATGTCCCACACTCCACACCACCCTTGCTGACTCCTTCACTGGAAGCCTCAGCTCAGTCAGCTACTCCTTCTCCTATAAATTCACCCCCAGGTCCCAACATAGCTGCTCCAGCCTTGACTGAAGCCCCTGCTTTAGTTTCAGCCCCAGATGGTCCAGTACACCCTCCTCCTGAATCAGCCCACCATGCTGAACCCCCTCTGTCAGTCTTAGCTCCAGATGCAAGGCCCCCTTCTCCAGTCTCTGCTCCTACATTGACCCCTTCTATTGGGCAAAGTGAAGTCCCAGTCAACTCCAGAGAGACATCCAAACTGGATATCTCAGGTGCTTCTGCCCCTATAAATTCTCCCCCAGAGTCCTGTTGTAACATAGCTTCTCCAGCCTTGACTGAAGACCCAGCCCTAGAGGTTTCAGTACAGCCTCCTCGTGGACCAGCCCACCCCGATGAACCCCCACTGTTGGTATTAGCACCAAATGCAATGCCCCCTTCTCCAGTCTCTGCTCCTAAGGTGACCCCCTCTGTTGGGAAAAGTGAAGTCCCAGCTGGCTCTAGAGAAACACCCACACTGGGTATCTCAGGTGTCCTAACTAATACTGCCCCTTCTGGACCATCCTCAGTTGCTGCACCTGCCCTTCCAACTAACCTAACATCCACGTCCTCCCAGGTTAACAAACCCGCCACCACTTCTCAGTCTTCTGCTTCACCTGAGAAGAGCAAAGTTCCAGTCGTAGAGAGCTCCAGGTCTGTGAAACACCCTGTCCAGGACACAAACCCTCCAGGGATTGTCTTAGCCCCAGACTCGCAGAACAACCCAACAATCAATCAG GTTGTAGAGAGGGTACACCCTGCAGTGTCGCCAAACTGCCAGACTCAGGAAACATCCCAGGGAACAGCACAGGCCTCATCTTCAGCATCTACAGATGCCGTTGCTGGCTGCTTGTCCAACACAGCAGAAAACGAGAATTTTAGCAAGCCAGGTGTCCTAAGAGGAGAGGAACCATACTCAGTCAGTTCTGATCAGCTGCAGATCAGCAATGTGACCACGGAACATTCACCAATCCAACCAGCTGTGTCCAACCCCCACAGGGCTGAAGAACCTGTTGACGGGTCTGTCTCAGTCACTACTGATGATCTGATGATCAGCTCTTCCACCACAACTGTTCCAACACAGCGTGTTTCTGATCCTATAGCCCCTGTTCCAACGCTTATTCCTAGGGCAGTGGAAAATTCCTTTCCAGAAGGTGATAGGAATTCCTATCCCCATCAGCCAGTGGAGGACCACTATGAGTCTTTCTGTCAAAGTTTGCAGACAGAGCCAGGGACAAGAGTGCATATTGTTGAAGTTTCTGAAGGGCCATCAATCCAAAATCTCAATGGTCAGCCTCCAAGCATGGTTGGAGCAACTGCAATAGGCTTAAGCCGCAATAGTGAAAGTGAGGGTCTTGTTCAGTCTGTTTCTGAACATCAACCTAGCTTGCACATCCAGGTCAGCTCACAGTGCATAAAGGGAAATAATGCCAGTGATCTGGCTAGTCCTACTGCAGGTTTAACAACCTATGCAGAGCCAGCCCCAGCTAATTTTCAAGAGTCAGAATTAAATGCTTCAGGCCAGATTAACCTCCCTCGATCAGAGCAGAGGGACGAGTCCCAGGGAGCGCTCCACCGATTTCTGTCTAAACCACACCTTATTGCAGCTGCAGCTGTTGGCATCTCTGCTGTTTTTGTGGCCTGGAGGCTCAAGTATTAA